The nucleotide sequence ACTACAAACTCTTCCAGTATCATACTAACATATTTAGTTGATAATTTAGATATTCTTATCGTACAAGGGGTCGGATTTATCCGACCCAAGTATTTTGGTATTTTTTCAGTGGGCTCGATGAATTGAGACCCTACTTATTACTTGTTACTCATCACTTATTATAGTACTTGATATGGTGATTCCATTTTATTGCTTCTAATCAAAATATCTTGGTGAATTCCCAGTTTTATCATTTGATTATAAAGAGCATCAACGAAAAATTTTTCCGTATCAAAATGTTCAACATCCAAAACATTCAACCCCAATTCTTTGGCTCGGATTGCAGTATGATAGGTGATATCTCCAGTTAAATATAAATCAACATCTTGCTGGCTAACTTGTTCTAAGAGAGAACCACCGGCTCCAGTACATAGGGCTACTTTTTTTATTTTTCTATTGTTGGATTTAATAAGTCTGGTATAGCGAGCTTGGAGTTGATTTTTCACTTCCAGGGAGAATTTAGAAATTTCTACTTCTTCATCTATCTCTCCGATTAAACCTATCCCATAAGAAGGTTTTGTTTTAAGTTCGTATAGATCAAAAGCCGGTTCTTCGTAAGGATGAATATCTTTTATTGCGTGTACAACTGATTTCAAATTTCTTTCTGTTACCACAGTCTCTATTTTTATCTCTTGGACGGTCTCTTTTTTACCTATTTTTCCGATAAATGGATTGGTTCCTTCCATTGGTTTAAAAGTTCCTTGGCCGGCAACATTAAAAGACGTTTCAGTATATTTGCCAATCTTTCCCGCTCCTGCTTCAAAGATTGCCTGGCTAACTTTATCGGCATGCTGACCAGGAACATATACTGCCAGCTTGAAAATTTTTTCTGAACTGCTCTGCAGAGGAGAAATTTTCTTTATCTTTAATAAATTAGCTACATAATCATTTAATCCCCCTTCGGCCAGGTCGTAATTCGTATGCATTGATAAAAGATTGATTTGACTGCTGATGACCTGATAGAGCAGAGGATTTTTTTGCTTGGTAATCTGTTTCAAGGGAGAAAAGAGAAGAGGATGATGGACGATAATTAAATTTGCTTTATTTTCTATGGCTTCATCTAAGATGCTTTGAGTTAAATCTAAGGATAGCAATATTTTTGTTATCGGAGATTCAAGGTCGGCAAATTGAATACCACTATTATCAAAACTTTCCTGCAAGAAAAAAGGGGCAACTTTATCTAAATTATTTAAAAGATTTTTTACCTTCATTTTTTCACCTTCTCTTGATAGAGCACACTTATTTCTATCTTTTTTTCACCTATTTAACCAGGTAATTAATTAAACAACTAACTAATTTTCAATTCGATACCCGATATTATATTCCCCCAGCCTATTAGGCGAATTTATCTAAACTATGTTATCATTATAGTATATTTTTTACAATTTGAAATAAAAATAGCAAATTAATTGAATTGCAAAACTACTTCAATCAAGAGGGGATAAAAAATGAAAAGACCGGAATTATTGGCCCCGGCTGGCAGTTTAGAAAAATTAAAGATGGCAATTATTTATGGAGCAGATGCCGTATATTTAGGCGGCGAAAATTTCGGATTAAGAGCAGGAGCGAAAAACTTTACTCTAAAACAATTATCAGAAGGGATAAAATTTGCCCATGAAAGAGGTAGGAGGATTTATCTAACTCTTAACATAATTCCTCACAATGAAGACCTGGAAGGATTACCCGAATATGTATCAAAATTAAGGGAATTGGGTTTAGATGCAGTCATCGTATCAGATCCAGGGGTGCTAAAAATAGTGAAAAATATTATTCCGGAGATGGAGATTCATTTAAGTACCCAGGCAAATTCCACTAATTACGCAGCGGTGAATTTCTGGTATGAACAGGGGATTAGAAGGATAATTCTATCTCGGGAATTATCCTTAAGCGAGATAAAAGAAATAATAAAAAAATCTCCTCCTGATATGAAAATTGAAACCTTTATACATGGAGCTATGTGTATTTCCTATTCGGGTAGATGCCTATTAAGTAATTATATGATAAATCGGGATGCCAACCGGGGAGATTGCGCCCATTCCTGCAGATGGAGATATTATCTTATGGAAGAGACCAGACCGGGGGAATATTTTCCGGTATACGAAGATAAGAAGGGGGCTTACTTTTTTAATTCTAAAGACCTGTGTATGATAGAACACATTCCTTCACTAATAAAAGCAGGGATATCTGCTTTTAAAATTGAAGGGAGAATGAAGAGTTCGTTTTATGTCGCAACCGTGGTCAAGGCTTATCGCCAGCTTATTGACAGTTATCTTTCAAAACCGAGTGAATTTTCTTATGATGAAAAATGGTCAGATGAGATAAAAAAAGTGAGTCATAGATATTTTACTACCGGATTTTACTTTAGCAAACCAGGCGGAGAGGAACAAAGATATGATAGCTGCGATTATGTCCAGACTTATGATTTTGCCGGACTGATACTTGATTATAATACTGACAATCAGATAGCTATCATAGAACAGAAAAACAGGATATTTGTAGGAGATGAAATTGAAATATTTGGTCCGGATAATGATTTTTTCACCCAGAAAATCGA is from Candidatus Atribacteria bacterium and encodes:
- a CDS encoding Nif3-like dinuclear metal center hexameric protein, with the translated sequence MKVKNLLNNLDKVAPFFLQESFDNSGIQFADLESPITKILLSLDLTQSILDEAIENKANLIIVHHPLLFSPLKQITKQKNPLLYQVISSQINLLSMHTNYDLAEGGLNDYVANLLKIKKISPLQSSSEKIFKLAVYVPGQHADKVSQAIFEAGAGKIGKYTETSFNVAGQGTFKPMEGTNPFIGKIGKKETVQEIKIETVVTERNLKSVVHAIKDIHPYEEPAFDLYELKTKPSYGIGLIGEIDEEVEISKFSLEVKNQLQARYTRLIKSNNRKIKKVALCTGAGGSLLEQVSQQDVDLYLTGDITYHTAIRAKELGLNVLDVEHFDTEKFFVDALYNQMIKLGIHQDILIRSNKMESPYQVL
- a CDS encoding U32 family peptidase, whose protein sequence is MKRPELLAPAGSLEKLKMAIIYGADAVYLGGENFGLRAGAKNFTLKQLSEGIKFAHERGRRIYLTLNIIPHNEDLEGLPEYVSKLRELGLDAVIVSDPGVLKIVKNIIPEMEIHLSTQANSTNYAAVNFWYEQGIRRIILSRELSLSEIKEIIKKSPPDMKIETFIHGAMCISYSGRCLLSNYMINRDANRGDCAHSCRWRYYLMEETRPGEYFPVYEDKKGAYFFNSKDLCMIEHIPSLIKAGISAFKIEGRMKSSFYVATVVKAYRQLIDSYLSKPSEFSYDEKWSDEIKKVSHRYFTTGFYFSKPGGEEQRYDSCDYVQTYDFAGLILDYNTDNQIAIIEQKNRIFVGDEIEIFGPDNDFFTQKIEKMWNEEGGEIEVAPHAKQIIRIKMSKAVKPWYIIRKFNKV